A region of the Stieleria sp. JC731 genome:
CGGTAGCCCCAAGAACGATTGCATCGCCAGCGATCTCGTGTGCGATGATTGCCGGATTCGGGAATCCGTTTTGCGTGTACATCTCAGGGTGACTGCGGATGTGATCCAATGCGTCAATTACATGCAGGTCAGCGGCCGTGAATTTCATTGCGGTCAAGTTGCGTTTTAAGGGCGCGAAGGGGTGATGCGCGAACGGCCACCAATCACCCGGCGGCGACGAGAGATTGTCCATATGAAAACGCCCGACTTCGCCGCTCGGGTGCATTGGATTGTTACGCCATCGGTTGCGGTGAAAATTTCTCCCACAGGTCATCGCCTCGCAGCCAAACATCAAAATAGGCAGCGAGTGACGGACAGAACGTGAAGAAGGCATCGTCCCATGGTTCATCGTCTTCGTGCGCGTTCGGCTCAAACAACACTATGGTTCCGGTCGTCGTTGTGCAGTCAACGCAGTGGTACATGGCACAGCCGAGATGTCCGATCGGCAGCAAGTGTTTCGGCCACTTCCAGAATTCGTCTTTCGGATCCGGTTCGCAGTATGCTTTCCATAGGCCAATCGCGTCCAGTTTATCTTCGTTCTTGGGACCACCAATGAGACCGAGGAAACCGTAGGAATCGCCAAAGCCCCCGTTCTGAATTTGGGAATAGATACGGAATAAGAGCGGCGGCAAACGATGTCCGAGTGTCGATTCCACCTCTGAGAACGCGCCAGGGTCGAGTGGAGACGTGTCACCTTTGAACAGCGGCTCGTTCGGTTTGAGGTTTCCTGTATCAGCGCGACGTTTCAATTCCGCGAAAACATCGTTTTCAGTGAGCATGTCGATTCATTGGAGTAACGGCAACCTTCACCGAGCTGCCAGAAAAACACTCTCCATTAGCAAACCGCGTGACCGGCGGCTTCGTGTGCACGGCATTGTTATTCCGGTTTTGGCACCAGAGTTTCGGCCACCACTGTCAAGCAGTAGTTTTTTGTATTGCATTGTACGTGTATTCGGGCAGGCTGTCACAGCATCCCAGAATTCGTCGGGAGGACGATAGTGATGCGCAGCTACGTAATGAACAAGCAGTTCCGGGAACACGAAGATTAATGAGCCATTTGGGACGAACAAATTCGCGTGGCCGTATGGCGGATCGAATTGGCAAAGTTCGCAATCGTGAACGCCGCCAAAAACCATCGGTTGCCTTGGGGCAACCAGCAGCACATTCATTTTGGCAAAGCAGTTTGGATCAGTTGCTCCGGTTGGAAACGCCTTGTCCCCTGTGAGCCAGCCAACAGCACGAAGGGCGTGAACGTGCTCATCGCCCGAAATTCGATAAATCAGCCGAAATGAATAAACAAACAACTCACGGATGTCTTCGCGACCAAGTTCCGGCACAACGGAACCAGATCTGGGATGTGCGATCAGTTGCATGGGCCGCTCAAGGACTCGCTCGTAAACTGACTCCGCATATGCAACTGATTGATTAGCAATGCAGTCAAAGATGCCTAGCGCCTCAGCCGAGGTCTTTTCGGTCTATCGAATTACCATCAACCGCGACTTCCCCGTTCACGTTTATGTTGGAGCAGTCGTCTCCGCATTTCGACTGTGTCGATGAGTCGCCCTGCCTCCTCATCCGCGAGCCCAGCTTCGACTTGTTGGCGCACGTAGAGGTGGTATTGAACATCCTCTAGTGACGCATCAGCTGGAAGCGATCGAGCAATTTCAGTCAAAGTGTCACGCACTGGCAATGGAAAGTTGGTCACGGCCGACTCCTCATTAATGAATCCATCTTAGCCCGTTCCGTGCATTCGAGTAATCGTTTTAAACTCCCTGGCAGAACGGCACGCATCAGCAGGAACGGGCGAAAGACTTGCAAGCAAACGATAAAACAGACCACCCGTTCTCCGTTGCATGCGATGGTTACCCGCGATTTTGGGCCAACGCGGGGCTCTCAGATTTCAGTTTCAAATCTGCTGCTCTGATACGATCCAGAGGCTTGGGTCAGGCGTGACTGAAAGCACATCTCGCATGTACGCGGCAACCAATTCAGCCAGCCTCGGCAGTGATTCCGACGCACCGTGAGAAATCGTGACGTAGGAGCCAGGCTCAGCGGCAACGAGTTCGACGAGAGGTGTGCCAGGCAGTGTTGCGAGGACAGTGGTTGGATCGTCTGTCGACGGGAACGCAAAGTTGACGGTTTCCCAAGTAATCTGAACCCATCGGTCTTCCGAGTCGGACGACTCCAGCGTGACGCACCAATCACCGAAGCCCGCAACGGTTTGCGATATCGCGCGTTCGATATGTTTTTCGATCCAGCTAGACATACATTTCAGTCGAATAACGCCCCGCATCACCGAGTCGGGAAAGTTGATTGTCCATTCGTGAAACCGCGCAAGCCCGACATCGGTGTATGCGATGGTTACCCGCTATTTGGCCTAGCGTACCGTATGGATGAATACCGTATGGATGAAATCGTTGCGTAATCCGCCGAGCCGGGATTCAGAATGATATCCGAACCTTGGTCGATAAGCGACACAATGGCGGCACCAGCAACATCGTATTTCGGGATGGCCACAACTTGGTCCGAATCTATGGTAAGCCGACGTTGATACCGTCGAAAATAGCGTTGGTGTGTGAAAACGACGACGTGCAGGTCATCACCGACATGGATCGAATAAGGGTTGACGGGGCCGTCGCTGTCCATAGTGTCAGCATCGTGTGCGATTTGTGCTGCAAGCGTACTGGACGGAATGCAATCGGCGGTGTCGCCATAGAACCGAGGTTCACCGATAACCGTCACATGCCGATTTTCGAGTGAGCGACGGGCAGAGCCTACATCGGCATCCGCGATTGCGACAAACAATGGATCGCGACCCAGCAAAATTCGTCGTAACCAGTGCAGCATGATTCAGCCGGGTAACGGTCATGGCCACACGGCGGCGACAAACGATCTTCCACTTCAAAAAATGCGACTTCGCTGCTCGTCGTGCACGGCAGTGTTACCCACCCTCATCTGTTTCAGTGGTGGCGGTGCGTATGAAGTCATCAAGTGCCGCGTACTCAGAATCATTGAGTTCGCTGACCAAAACCGGTAATTCATCACTTGGATCGACCGACAATTCGCTCCTTGCAAGTCCCACGAAGTCGTCAGCGGATTTGCACTCGAAAAACGACAGTGCATCGCGAGCAAACTCGAGTGCATATCCGTTCTGCCCAACGGCATCATCAATTGTGTCCTGTTCCCGCCAGTGCGTTAGGATCGAAATTGCAAGATCATGCTTTAGGAACTGTGAACAATTACGGTCGTTCCAAATCGCTGGGTTCAAACTGAGCAACTGAAGATTCGCTCTACCGTATTCGATCTTGCGCAGAACCGAGCGTGAATCATCAATTGTCGTGCGAAGGCTATTGATTTGGCGTTTGTAAACAATATGGTTCGTGAGTAAGCCCAAAACTAACGCAACAACCAGTACGAGAGTTAAACACTGCGCAAGACTGAATCGCATGTTCAAGGCAAAAGTTGAATTCGCGGCTAGTTAGTCAGGGTAACGTCAGTGATCACCGAGCCGCCGGAGTGATCGTTGCTTCAAAATACGCGCTGTCGGCGGCTTCGCGTGCATCACATCGTTATCCGCATCCGTAATGTGCCTAGAGACGAGAAGGACTCAGGGCCAAGCGGAATCCGAGATTGCTGCTCCGCCAAGCGGGGTTGATACCGCTCCGAGTTGCACAACGGCAGTACTTGGCATTGAGAATCCATCCACCACCTCGATTAACGCGGGAAGAACCTTTGGTTGCGCCCATCGGATCTATTCCTGGCGAGACCTTGTAGTAATCGTCGTCGTGCAAGTCTGAACACCATTCCCACACATTGCCATGCATGTCGAAAAAGCCCCAGTTGTTCGGCCTCTTTGCTCCCACCGCATGAGCGTACAGTTCAGAAACCCCTGAAGCGTTATCCTTAAACCAAGCATGCTTGGCCAACTCCGAGGTGTCGTCGCCGAAATTGAATTTCGTTTCCGTCCCAGCACGGCACGCATATTCCCACTCTGCTTCAGTGGGTAGTCGATAAGCCCACCCCTTGGGTAGACGGCCTGCCGCTTGCTCTTGCGCAGTTAACGTCTTACAGAATAGCACTGCATCCGCCCAGTCAATGTAGGTCGCCGGGTAGTTGGCTCCGGACCGGTACCAGGTGTACTTTTCGCTTGCTTTATGGTCATGTTCCCCCCAGGGCTTCGTGCCCATCACATGTTCCCACGCGCCCTGCGTAAGCTCCGTTTCCGCAAGCCAAAAGCCGCGAGTCAGCTTGACGTCGACCTGCGGTTTCTCGTTGTCAAATAGTATGCTCCGCTTGTCGCTCTCCGGCCTCCCCATTTTAAACCTCCCGGGTGGACACCAGCGCATCTTGATCTGCTGCTCAGTAAAGGTCCGTTGCTCACCTGGCCGATTCCCGTTCAGCGAGTCATTTGTTTTCCCGCCCTCCGCATACGATTGTGGGGCGAGAAGGCTAACGATGAAACTCACCGTGGTTCCCCAGTAAAGCAAATTAGGACTCTCTATTCGCATGGCACTTCACACACCAAAAAATCACTCCTTCGGATAACGGTACAAATCACCGAGTCGCCGCGGACGACGTGACCTCAAAACAAATCCGACGCGGCGACTTCGGTGCATTTGATTGTTATCCCGCAATCTCGTGCGTCCAAGCCTCGTCCAGTTTTGGTGGAGCTGATGAGATAACATCAACACATGTGCTGCACGACAGAAAGCAGTAGTGTACCAAGTTGCCAGCCGCATGAAGTTCACACGATTGACGGTGAAATAGTTTAAGCAATTCTGAGTCTTCAACCGTCCAAAAAACATGCGGAAAATTCATGTCGGGCTGCGCTGGCTGAAGCGGAGCGATTCGGTCACCTTCATCCGAAACGAAATGCGCCAATGGTGATTCAAATCGAACAACAAGGACACCTATTGTTTCATCGTGTGGTCGGATCCAGAATCGAAATCCCTCGCAGTCGTCATGAATCGCGTCAATTTCGACTCTGCAAGATGACCATTTCTCGACCGGAAGCCATCGGCGATACAAACCATGCCACATATATCAGGCTAATCCTTGGGTTCATCGAAAGCGGGATAACGTTACCGATCACCCGGTCGCCGCGAGAGATCTGACATTTTAAAATCATGCGACTCGGCGACTCGGGTGCATCGGATGGTTATCCACTCTCAGTAGAACAGTGTTGCGCCACCAGTGACTCCAATTCGACAACCGCTTGAAATGCAAGAACAGCCAGTGCCGAGAGGACCGCTGACAGCACTGAGTATCCCCCACCGTACGTCACCGTAGTCATCTGGAGAACATCCCGTTCAATAATCTCGCCATGGTTGTAGCTGAAGCCGATTAGCATCGGCAGGAAGAACAACAGTGAACTGATGCGTCCCCAGATCCTGTTCCCGATCGGTACGCGAGCCCCGCAGGAGAGAAGTCGACGAACCAGGGTCCAAATCCGCCTCAAGCAAATAACGGCTACGAAACCGCCAATGATTGCGCCGACGCCGCGAAGATCGATCGCCGACATTTGCAGTCCCACCTCGCGGTCCCATGTCGTTTCATGCCGCCAATTGGTAACGCAGATTAGCGCCGCGTAACCTTGGGCAATGATTGCAACCTTAACTTCAGCAGCGGAGTTCATTTCAGTCGGATAACGGTAGGGTTCAGCGGGGCCGCGCGAGCGACTCACCACTCAAAAACGTCAACTCGCGGCCTCCGTTGCAACCCATGGTTCCCCGCTTTTTGCGCGACGAACGATGGTGCAGAGCGCAAGAAACACGCCGAGGCATGCGGCAGCCGCAGCATAGCCCGCTGGTGGATAGTATAGAACAGCTTCGGAAGGATCGCGGCCGTATTGAGCGATCTGCCCATTCCAAAGTGACCACGTAATTAACCAAGCCATCAGGGCAATTACGAACAAAAGAGCGACGCTCAGCCCTCGTTTCCCGACGAAAGCAACCGCAATCGCACCGCCGGTCGATGCCGCAATCATTGTGCACAGCGGTAGCGAGATAAGAAATGCTTGTTGGCCGTAAGAGATCATTGGGTCGTTGTTCGCCGGCTGATGTTCCAGCATTATCGCGAGAGCGATGTATCCCGCGAAGCCAGCGAGGCCGAACAGGATCGGAAAGACGATGAACATCACCGATCGGATTGCCAGGCGCAGAGGTGATGGAGCTGTTGGCATGTCGCTCTCAACAGCGACGTCCGTAACCGGGTGATAGGGATCGACGTCAGGCACTAATCTTCGTCGGGGAACGGCGGACATCACGGGGCACGGAGAGTTGACTATCCATTGCGAAAAACGCCGCAAGCCGTGCTCCCGTGCATGTCATTGTTCTGTGTCTTCTTTCTTGCTCTCTACAACTTTTCGCCGCATGTCCATCAGCAAACTCTCAATTTTGGCATGCGTGCTTTCCGACTGGCTCACTATCAATAGGTGAGTGTCATCGACGGTGATCCCAACACAATCCGACGATGGCCCCGTTCCGGCTGACCATGTGTCCGGTGCCACAGACGTGTGGATGAGTTGGATCAAACTGTCATAGTCAGCAAACGCGGAACGGTGAAACTGCGCATTGTTGCCAGGAGTTTGCGGTTGAATAGGCTCGACGGAAACCAAGTCAGTTACAGCGTACACCGCAGGACGCCAGTAGTCATCAGCTCGTTCATTGGTGGTCAGAACGATCGATTCCCAACGGATTGCGAAGGTTGCGTCATACTTGTTCATCACCGCGAGAAGTGCGGATCGAAGCGAAATCCCATCTGCACGAAAGGTAACTCGAACGTCCTCTAATCCGATGTCCTCGAATGCATCGTCTTGGACGATAACGTTCACCTTAAATTGCTGCGTGATTGCGGCGGCAACATCATCAAGAGTTGCGGATGACAAGTCGAATTTGCATGGGCGGTTGAGTGTTGCCAACAACTCGTCGGCAGTGGTGAAAATCTTCGCATCCTGTGCCGCGCAAACTGAAACGGACAGCATTGCGATTAGTAAAGCGAAGTGTTTCATGCCTGCGGATAAAGTAGAAGATCGAATTGAATTTCTCCACACACAGAACGTTACCGATCAGCGGGGACGGGCGAACGATTTGCAAGCAGACGAGAATACTGGCCACCCGTCCTCCGTTGCATCACATGGTTACGCATTTCCTACGTTGGCAATCGGCTCGACGTCTAATCTATACATCGTCGCATGCATTTTGGTTACGAAGTAATCCACGGAGTCACCAAGTATTGCAATCACTTGTTTGCGTTGGGCGTCTGGCATGCGAAAGCCAAACGTCACGGACGTTAAATCGCCTGGGAACTCTATCGCGTTTCCGCCTTCGCGGGAAATCATCCGCCATTCCTGCTCGTAACTCCAATAATCAGCCTTGGTCGTCAACGCCTTTCCAACATGTTGTGGGTCCGTCAATTGTTCAGGCGTGAAGGTTGGTAGGGCAGCACTATAGATCACTGGGTAGGATTTGTCATACTCGCCCAGCTCATTGGTGTCCGTTCGCGTGAACCCGAGGCACAGCCCTTTGTGTTCGTCAGCGTAGTGAGACCACATGAGCACAACACTTGGATCCTCGCCTAATGCGAGAACCCCGTATTGCTTCATGGACTGCTTGGCAGCGGCCATCGACTCTCTGTCAATGGGCAATCCATTGATGCGGTCTGATGTTAAGGCAAACTCAAACTCGAACGGATCATTCAATTTTTCAGCAGTCGGAAAATAGAGCTGTTTCTTGCGTAAGATATCAAGCGTGCGCTCGCTAAACTTGCGATACTTGTAAAGGTGCTGGACTCCGTACGCCATGCATTTGGGGCACCGCAACGTGCGTCGCGGGAATTCGTTGTCGCATGCGATGGAGCGGCATGTCATCGTTGGTTCAGGCATGCGCCAGCACTAGTTCAGTTGCGTAACGGTAACGATCACCCGGCCGCGGCGGACGATCAACCACTTCAAAAACCACGACTCCGCGGCTCGGCGTGCATCGCATGGTTCGCCGTGATACACGTGTGGCCGGTGGATTGTCGATAAATCTCGGTCGCGAACCGAAGTCCAATGTATCCGAATACACAAGCGGTTAGCAAATGAACGAAAACCAGACGCGACCTCGCGGCGTGAGTCGTGAACGCCTTCGTTTCCGTGCTCGACATGTTCTTGTAGTCCATTGTTGAAAATTCGCTGTGCAGGCCCTTCTGCACGAGTTTGGTATGCGGGAGCAAACCACCGTCGAATGAATACTCGTTGTTGCTGATGAATAGAGTGAACGCCAAATAGATGGTCGCCGGAACCAAAAACCCAACAGCACCGGCTCGGATCTTGAAACGGCCGACGATCAAGGCAATCAGTTGCGAAACACTGAACGCGGCGCATAGCGTCGCCCCGAGCCAAGCAGCCCAAAAGTCTGCGGTTAAGCCAGCCAACAAAACGGCAGCGGCACATGTAAGTATGAACAAATCCTTCAGCTTGAAATTCATCGTTTGCTTGAAAGGGTTCCGTTGTTGTCAGTCGGCGAACGTTTGGGGTAACCGGGACCGAAAGAAAAAGTTTGTGTACAAGAACGACGTGTTTGAGGTCTCCGGTTCACCCCGTGGTTATGTCGCGGAGTTTGTATCGGAGTTGAGTGGGAATCTATAGTTCGCGTTCGCCGTAACCAACATGATAGAGCCAGTTGATTGAATCGAGACGCTTTGCGACATGCCAGCGGGTGTGCGATTGGCCAACGCAATCGCCCATTTTCAAATCAACCCACGAGACACTATCGTAGGTTGTCGAAAGCTGAAGACAAAGGTGGAAAGGGATGGTTGTCATGTCCGATAGGCATTGCGCTAAGCCAATTAGTTCGATTTCACGGTGTCCGGTTTTCTGAAAACGCGACGGCAATAAATCGTCCAAACCTTCGTATCGCCATTCGCTGTGCACTTCACGTAATATGATCGGCATGAAGAACTGAAGCGCCGAGAAGAAGAAGTTCCCCTGTGGTGGGACATGAATGGAGTCTCCAACCGCATGATTGCGAACGAGTGGGGCGAGGCTCTTGCACAGGATTTGTTCGGGCCTGGAAATATCCGTCAACATCTCACCGTAAGCAAAGTCGGGAGGTAACCATCAGTTGAGCGACATAACGGTAGAATTCACGGGGGACGGGCGAAAGACATGCAAGCAGACAAACAAACACGACTCCCGTCCTCGCGTGCATGTCATGGTTCTGCCTCTGATCTCTACGGCGGAATTGTGAATTGCGACGCTAGCAAGAAGGTTAGCAGCGTGGAAGTCTCGACGCAAATGCGACGTGAAAATCGAACGCCCCCGTACGCACCGGACAAATATGATGTCACGAGAATCAGAGAAAGCCCAAGAAGGCACAAACGATCGAGGTGTGCGAGCGTTAGTGGTCCGAATGAAGGTGTGTGCCAAATCACCGGAAAGCCACCTGGAAGCATCACCAGCAACCAAAATATATGCCAGACATGGT
Encoded here:
- a CDS encoding type II toxin-antitoxin system RelE/ParE family toxin, whose protein sequence is MFDCIANQSVAYAESVYERVLERPMQLIAHPRSGSVVPELGREDIRELFVYSFRLIYRISGDEHVHALRAVGWLTGDKAFPTGATDPNCFAKMNVLLVAPRQPMVFGGVHDCELCQFDPPYGHANLFVPNGSLIFVFPELLVHYVAAHHYRPPDEFWDAVTACPNTRTMQYKKLLLDSGGRNSGAKTGITMPCTRSRRSRGLLMESVFLAAR
- a CDS encoding DUF2971 domain-containing protein, translating into MPEPTMTCRSIACDNEFPRRTLRCPKCMAYGVQHLYKYRKFSERTLDILRKKQLYFPTAEKLNDPFEFEFALTSDRINGLPIDRESMAAAKQSMKQYGVLALGEDPSVVLMWSHYADEHKGLCLGFTRTDTNELGEYDKSYPVIYSAALPTFTPEQLTDPQHVGKALTTKADYWSYEQEWRMISREGGNAIEFPGDLTSVTFGFRMPDAQRKQVIAILGDSVDYFVTKMHATMYRLDVEPIANVGNA
- a CDS encoding SMI1/KNR4 family protein — translated: MLTENDVFAELKRRADTGNLKPNEPLFKGDTSPLDPGAFSEVESTLGHRLPPLLFRIYSQIQNGGFGDSYGFLGLIGGPKNEDKLDAIGLWKAYCEPDPKDEFWKWPKHLLPIGHLGCAMYHCVDCTTTTGTIVLFEPNAHEDDEPWDDAFFTFCPSLAAYFDVWLRGDDLWEKFSPQPMA
- a CDS encoding formylglycine-generating enzyme family protein; translation: MSFIVSLLAPQSYAEGGKTNDSLNGNRPGEQRTFTEQQIKMRWCPPGRFKMGRPESDKRSILFDNEKPQVDVKLTRGFWLAETELTQGAWEHVMGTKPWGEHDHKASEKYTWYRSGANYPATYIDWADAVLFCKTLTAQEQAAGRLPKGWAYRLPTEAEWEYACRAGTETKFNFGDDTSELAKHAWFKDNASGVSELYAHAVGAKRPNNWGFFDMHGNVWEWCSDLHDDDYYKVSPGIDPMGATKGSSRVNRGGGWILNAKYCRCATRSGINPAWRSSNLGFRLALSPSRL